ttttcttctttctttcttttgcgtGCTGGGGGTTGGTGTCAAAGTGACATACTTCACTGGTTTAGATTCACTTTCTAGGCCATTTTCGTGCGTATCTTTCATGTAATGCACCAATTGTGGCGCGCTCCCAACTTTTGCCTCTCAACTTTTTTTTGCATCAAATCATCTGATTTTCTCCAACTTCTATCCAACTCATTCCTACACACAATAAACATGTGAAGAGCATATTTTATGTTTATAAACAGGTTATCTTTCGCAACTTACATAAGAAATAATATGCAAACATACTCAAAAGCATgcatttttcatcatttatcacCTATAAATCCCTCATTTTGGAACTTCATGTTTATCATTTTCTTTTTGTAATTTCTCCTTACTTTTTCCAATCAACACAAGCATTTTTATTCACGGAAGGAAAAAGAAGCCTAAAGAAAACTGATGCTATAATACATTAGAGTATTAATTTAGGGGGCAACTTTCATGGTGATTTGATCGCTCAATTAATTATAATAGAATATATATACAATTTACTCAAAATTTTGATCATTTATGTAATTAACTATATGTATCAAAATCTCTTTGGTTTCACCCTTTATATTATTTTTTCCTTGCCAAactaaaaattaaatagaaatatGAGTTTATTAAATAGGAAGTTTTAGTATGAAAACCTTATAGACGGTTTATACATCTTATTCTCTGTCCATGCACTTAAAAATATACAATTGATAATTTTgataattaataaatactatcttccaaaaatattaACTAAGTAGTGACAAGTGTAGTGCTTTTATTTGCGAGAAATGAGATCTCTTATTTTCACTTATAATTTCAATATTAAAACATGACCTTACAAAAATCTCTTGATCGatcttttatgttattttttaTTGATCTCATGTGAAAAAGGTCATATAAccaatgttttaaaaggcgtgggcgtaaggcgaggcgttttacatatgtctCAGTGAGGCGTAAGTcccgaggcacggggcgtaagccccataggtatttaatttttaatattttataaaataatataattacagtaaatatttacaaacctgtaaaattgcataaaaattaaagaacacacacacacacacacacacacacatatatatatatatatatatatatatatatatatatatatatatatatatatatatatatatatatatatatatatatatatatatgtgtgtgtgtgtgcgcgcgcgcgcgcgcgtgctccatccccacaaaaaactagtcaaaacaatctattatacgctacttatagaagcacaagtaacttgagtcgaaaagaatgaaattttctacatggaggaacaaaaaggatgactaacctgcaacttgaactttgaacttgctgctatgaaagAGAATAGAGTTCTAtttatatttgtaaaaaaaattaaatattcgttgcttttatgagatattagcagactagcggacaagataaagaattgggaaagaccatgaattaaggcttcaatcaataaaaaaaaggtctttacttttaaatttaatacatttcagttcctttttaaaacttttgagtaccAAGCTGTCTTTTGAGAATTTGATTATTATATGAAGgatttattcaacaaattttattttaatttgaaaaagtctctggggcttacgcctcactaaaaaaaACGCGTCTCAAACGCCCGGGCGTATGCCCCGCACGCCCGGGCATACGACTCGAATTGTtaggcgtacgcctcttgagactttcgccccacaccatcccatcggggcatttttggtgcgcatcgccccagggctcgccccgaaaatgccttttaaaacactgcatATAACTAAAACAATATTTGTTAGACTACAAAGCCAAATCTAACTACGCAAATTAAAATAGTgcttttataacttttatttgcaCAACTGTAGTAGTATTATGAACAATTAAACAAGAATTTGAAATCGGCAGCAATGGTTTAATAATCCTTTACAATTTGAATAGAAGAATATAATATTGCAAATCTAGTGCATTTTATTTTCAGATCTCATGTGTATGTAAGATCTCATGGGAGATTTAACATAAGATTTAAAAAAATTGCAATGACTACAAAACCAATTTATCCCACGAGGAACCAAAGGGAAGACGACTTACACTACACAATTTTTTTCTCCGTAAAATAAGCACTAACATCTCTTCCCCAATTGAGATTTGAGAGGATTATTCATCGGGAACTCTTTCTTTGTAAAAAGTAAAAGAAGATGGAcaatttatttgtattattttctaATTAATTTTATCCTTATATTTGATTTTTATGTATTTTAGTATACCTTCCTCAGATTAAATATTGTCttttttctgaaaattttcgtACTAAAAGAAATTTGTTTCTTCAGTATTAATTAAAATTGAAAGAAGAAATGTATGATCACGCGAAGCGCGAGTTAATTTACTAATTTATTAAAATCGTAAGAAATAGtaaatatgaacccataactttgaAAATATGATGGgtttataaaatttaaattttcgaCCTACATCTGATGATATTACGTGGCAATGCAACAAAATATAATTCACGCCTTCTCTAATGTCTACACAAGAAGTATAGGCAAACATATGTTATCTTCATTTTCTTCAGGTTTCGATAGTCATAATGCGTGAATTGTATCACATAAAGCAATATGTTTGTCCTTATGATTTGTCATGACATTATATATTGTAAACTGGCGATGAAACAATTTATAGATTTTTTTTTCAAGCTTATAAAGATATTATATTTTAGACAAATGCCAAACATTAGTAAACTTTTTCAAAATATGTCCTTTTGTTGCACATTCTACAACGTtatgttatgttatgttataggaAGTCGTTTCATTTGCAAACAAGTTATGCATGATTTTTAAGACAAAGATTAATACTCAACGAATTATTTAGTGCAAATATGTTATTAATAATACTCAACGAATGTTTGTTGGTTGCATTAAAAAATGAGCGATATGGtgtataatataaaaaaatatacaattTAACCGTAGTTTTGCCATGAATAAAAGATAAGAAGATAAATTCAAGGTTATTTATGATACTTTAAGTGTTTTATTCATGTGCGAATTATTCAAAATATGAACTAAATGCAATATAAAAAGGGATTATGTTTTATTTCCaattttaatataaaatgataATAAAATTAGATATCAGgattatctatactatattaaaagcacgaaggcccttagcgaaatgtcattcgtttttttttaccctttaaaacaACTTTTACAATAGACAAAATTGTAATTTAAGTCACTCTCCAAATATTAGGAATTAGTATATATATAGATCTTACCTTATATAAATTGTACTAATTAAAAATGCATACTTGGTGTAATACTTATAAACCAAGACTAGAACGAGATTATATATGCCTTCATTTGATTTATAATTAAACTGAAATATGAGACATCAACTCACATATTAAATTAACATTATTTAATACAAGAACGTCTAAATAAAAATGATTTCTTtcttttataatataatatgcattaaaaattcttattttaatcaTACAAATAATTAACCCATGTTCAATTAAGTacctaaaataattatttgataGTATATTTAATCATACTAAACTGTACAAGCCTAAATGTATATTATAAAAACACGAAATTTCTACGAAAAAATGTTAATTGACATTTATCCtataaagataaattttatattgaataaaatataatttaaatattttattaatatttaggacttcaaattaattaaaactttacttattaaatcttttcttatttgaactatgtagaaAGTACAAGTATTTAGATCTTCAAAATGGatgatatatataaaaaaaaaaatatctaaattgATATGTACATACACAATCAATGGATTCATTAACTTTTCACTATAATTTGTTCACcctattaaatttcatgtttttttcatctattaaatttcatgtttggtAATGCTTTTTTTGCCCACATATTTCGACAAAGTTATGTAACTCAtaaattcttttttcttcttaTCTTATAAATTAGAACCTCACTTCTTGGGTAACATTGAAACCTTCGAAGGGATACAAAGAAGACATAAGATTCAAGTTTTAAATTTATGTTATTTGAATATATTTAAAGAAACATAGTAAGAGTCCAACTAATTAATTAATCATGCCTTTTTCTTCTTGAATGAACTTGAGAATAacttatgaaaaatattttcagaaaacTTTTTAAATCTTCAAGGGTTATGTGCTTTATTGAAACTAAAAAGGAAGCACAATAACTTGTGAAATTCAActgataaaattataaaattagaaCAAATTTTAAGGTGAATATATTGAATAATGATTGAGGACTTCTATGAATACAGTTTTTTTTCTTTATTGAGGTAGCTATATTATCAATATTCATCCATTGCAGAAGCTTACAATTAATTTTAtaattcaaatataatttaaaaatatatgtaATTTTCTTACAAACAATGATTTATTAAGATAAGAAACACGCGCAATGTTTGAATATTCTGATTAATCAAATTATTGATACTTATCAAAGATTGTGGcggaaagaaacaaaaaaaaaaagcaaaaacatTTTACAAATACAAGTATtattaataagaaaataaaaaagactgCCTCAGGTTTGGTCATATTGTAGTCAATTCCAGTTTGTTGGGGTCACAGCCTTAGAACAAAGTTAAACCCTTTGCAGCTTAAACCCTCTTTTTCTGCAACTTTAACCGGAGCAGAGTAGAAAGCGAAAATGGGGAAAGGAGAAGATCTATGGGATGATTCTGCCCTCATCAACGCCTTCAACGATGCCGTTTCCAAGTACAAGGTTATCCATGAATTTCATACCCTACCCTCTTTTCTATGTCTAACTAATGTGAGCTGTATTTTCAATCTTTGCTTTCAACGCAGTTTAATTTTCTGAACTCGAACTCTTCACATTACTCTCATTTTTAGGTGTATCATTAATCTAATCATTCATCTTCTTTCTCTACTTGACCATAATATTAGAATTTAGCGCTATAACTTTGGTAAATGAAGCCCAAATGGTGTATGATTGACTTCACTTATCACAAGTACTTATTTTTTAAAAGCCCAATAATTCCTTTTTTCTGGCTACGAGGATTATACTGAAGGATGTTTAAAAGAATTGCCATTTGGTTCATGGGGCAATCCTGTATGCACCTCGACTATTTCACCTAGTAACTCTGGCATGTGCCAAGTAACTTTCGATGGCTGCTCGGGGCTGAAACATAGTAGAAATGTGAATATGATCGATCCCGGCTCATAAGAAGTACGGAGGTTCTTGTAAGTTGGGTCAGCGGTTCCAGTGGTTCAAAGAATAGGGCTTAACTCTGTCCATTAAGGCTTAGGCAGATGAGAAGAACTCTCCTAGCATTTTTTGGGTTAGGTTTGTGTTGTTCGCGATGTGGTTAATTTATTTCAGGTTGGGTTTTGACAAATTTTTGGTGTTGGCTTTTAGTCTTGCACAAATTTCTATGCAGTTGGATATTATGAAGTGATTGGAAGCATTAAGTTGGATACAAGAAAATGATATTTGCATGAGTACCCATCATGCTCGTCATATCTAACTTCAATCGTGCTATCATTTATTTGACTTTGTATCAAGGAGATGATTTATGGTGCTCTTTGCTGCCTATGTTTCTGAAATTGTCTTTATCAAGTGGTCAGCTGGTGATGTATGAGCAGTGTGGAAAAGAATAGAAGCGATGCGGCTTCcgttatattgtgttgttggaGTAGCACTAGAGAATTTTGTGGTGCCGGAGTATGGAAAGGAAGAAAGGAGGGATGATGAGGGGGAAAATGCAGCTTTCTGTAACCAAAGTGGAGAAAGCATTTCCTGCAATATATTTACAAGAGAGCAGTGCTTAGTGCTAAAGTTCTTTTAAAGTACATTTTAGAGAATAGGGAACCTACTCCGACAAATTGTGCCGTTTAAAAGAAACTTTCAATGAATTGGATGAAAAAAATCTTGGAGACCGGGGTCCAAATCCCTACAAAGACAAACTtctaggtgatttcttcctatTTGCCTAAGCATTGGTGAGCGGAATTACTCGGTATCTGTGCTAGTATGAAATAGTCAACGTGCGTGCAAACTGGCCCACACCACCATTATATGTTTATAAAAAAAACTATCAAGGATATAGTTCATCCTAGGTACTATGTCCTGTGACTGAAGATGTTTTGTGAGATGCTTTCGTCTTTATCTGACGGTAAGTAAAATTTCCTGGGTGcatcttctgttttgcaggctgTGTCACATGCAAATAATTTCTTTTCTGTCATTCTTAGTTAAAATCTTGTTGAGCACGACTTTAGTTTGTTTTATCTCTGGCATGCTGGATGCCACAGTTGAACAAATTATCTGAGCTCCCctttccctccccccccccccccccacaacacCCTTTTTTCTGTTCCTTCTCCTTCATGATCTTCATCCTCTCGACATCATTACTGTTTTGCGTCGACCATAATCTTTTGAATCCTCCTAACTTCCATAAAGCATGCCTTTCTCTCAATCTCTCCAAATTAATCCTCATCCCTACCCCTTCCACAAAGAGAAGGCCAAATTTAAGCCACATCTGTTATTGGGCAGAGCCTACAGGCAAACTCAATACTTATATATTTAATGTTTTCATTTCTCACTCCTTTTTTAGGATTAAGAAAGTTTTGTATATTTCTGTTTATGTTCTTCCTTTTAATTTCCAGATTATGCATGGAAAAGGAGCTAAACTTAGCAGCAAGGAGGAGAATTTGGCAGCTCTTGATGACGGAAGCAATGAGCTTAAAAGGTCCATCCATGACTCGAATTGAGTAGTAtctctttttatttcttcttcaagaTGGTTTAgtgattaaaaaatattataaaggaAATGCTATCAGCCATGAAGACCAGATCCcgcttgtgggattacactgggtatattgttgttgttgttgtatcagcTATGAAGACTTGGACATATTTAGCCAATTGGAAAAGCTTGTTGTTTTCTAACTCTTAAAAGGCCCATTCATGATTGAAACGAGTGATATTAGATGAGCTTAGAAGGTCTATTCATGACTCGAATTTAGTGATATTTATCTCTTCTCCGAGCTCTTTTAgtgtcaaaatattaatataaaggaAAAGCTACCAGCTGCGAAGACTTGGACATATCTAGCCaattggaaaaatattgttgttttctaACTCTTATTATTTTGTAGTTCTTTTTAGAACTGATGCATCTTGAGATGTCTGCTAGGAGTTAATGCTTTCTGCTAGGATGTCAACGTGGAGCCTTTACTCTGCCTACCTGATAGGTAGCTGATTAAAATTCTTACATGTATTGGTTGGTAGACTTATAGGTCAGGTATTGATTTTTCTTATGATTTATTGTTGTAATAAGTTGCTTCATATGCCACAACTTCCTCTATGTATTAGTACTTTATTGTTTAACTTTATCATTCTCCCCTATAACCTCTTTGTTTCTATTTGTTTGCTTTCTTGTGCCAAGCTGGATAAATATACAGAGCTACTTCCTTTCAAGTTGCATAGGGAAAAAGGCCATTTAATGGTTTGGAGGCTGACATTCTCTTTGATTCCTTTTTGTTTTGTTCTCACATGTGTGGATGAAGCAATGGGGAGGGAGATGATAACGGCAAAGTTGCAACAGATACCACTATAGAAATGGGAGATGCAAGCAACCTGCCATCAGTCAAAGAAAATTCCTCTTCTGAGGCAGTTCTCCCTGAAAACCATACTGGTCAGCTGAATGCGCAAAACACCCAGGATAAGGCCATAGAGAGCATCAGTTCACAGAGTGTAGAAGATTACAATCAGTTACTCAATACATATTACGAACTTGAGGATCAAAGGCAAAAGATTTTGCAGCAACTTAACCAGTTTGGCATATGGAGTTACCAAAATTCTGCTTCTACTTCACAAGAACATCACACTTATGCAGCACATACTTCACATCCAACAGAATCTTCTTTCTACTGCCCATATGGATGCCAAAGTTGGGTGTCTCCATGCACACTATCACCTTGTTGTTTGGATGCTTCTGTACAAGGTGTTCAACAAAAGAACTCATCTCTTCAAAATTCTAATTTGGTTAATATAGCAAAGGAAGCTGCAGAAAAAGTACTATCCTCTTTAAAGCAAGCTTCTAACACGACTTCACCGAATTCATTTGCAAGTGAAGGTGAGCAGCTGTCTAGATACTTGACTGCATGTCTGTTTATTTTTATGTCTAGAGTGTGATGTGGTAGTGACTGGAAGATCCTTGCATTTTCTATAACATATTGAGATGAACTGGAATACGGACAAGAAAAAGAGTTAGGTGGAGAAGGGGGGGGGAGCAGGTTTTGACTCGATTGATTGCTTATTACATAGTAACAGTTTTTGCTTTAGGAAGTTTGCAACGAAAAATCTTCTTCGAGTAGAAGCCAATATCTCAGTATCTGAAGGTAGCAGGGCAATCGTGCAACTTTAAGTCGAATGATGTTAGGTCCTGCTTGTTAGTTGGGCCTGCGTTCTGATGACTTTGGAAAAAAGATGACATTTGATTGGTGTGCCAACAATTATTGGGGAGGAGATATTGTTGAGTTGTTTTACTATGGGTACATTGCTATCTTCCACTTCCAACTAATGTGGTTTGCCCTTATTAGTAGTAACCAAAGCCTCCTTATTCCACACGCCTGTCTTTACCTATCCAAAATCTAAAGCTAGTTACGAAAAGAGTTCTAAATGAGCTTCAGATATTTAGATTTGGATAGGCTTTTGTAGGAGCTGGCCTATCAAAAATGCAGGCTGCATCCTCAAGCTCAAACTAAGCTCAACATCAAACGACGAATTGGGTTCAAGCTCATTAAAAGTTTGATTACTAGCTTCATTTGCTCTAGATTTTACTTTCTTATACTTTGGAAGTGACTACTGTGTGTTGAGACATAATTAAACAAATGAAAGTGTGCTCTATCTAACTGCTCAAGGTAAGGCGAAAAACTCTTAAAGAAATATGCTTTAAGTTCTTCTCCTGCTCTGTTCCTGTTCTGGgctatttaaataaataaaaaatttgatGTTCTGGGCTGTAATTAGCTGGCGTGATAGATCTCTTATTTGCTTACACTTTTAAAAATCACCTCGATCATTTGCATAGGAAATACGAGTATGACATCTACCTATTCAacaaactttattttatttgaataaGTAAAACGTTTATTAATGACCAAAAAAGAAACCCTCAGGGGTTGGCCTGGTGGCAATTGACTTGAGCCTTGGGGTTTACTCCCtttcaaggtctcaagttcgaaacccactgggtgcaaacaatttctgagggccatcggactgggtaaaacctgaattaaccgtggtgcacttgcgggaaattccttgccgagggcctgtgcacccccGGGATTAGTCGGGGCTTAAAGAGACTTGGACACCCGgtgcaaatcaaaaaaaaaaaaaaatgaccaaaaaagaaaaagggaaaacacCCTGtatataagagagagagagatgaggCAAAAATATGATTACTGCTAAGAGCATCAGCGTCATATAATAATACATTGAGGATCTCAAATGTGCCACAGAAATTTAGAAAACGACAAAAGTCCCATATGATGTGAGAGAGACCTTTCAATTTCTCAGATGTCCTTCTATTCCTTCACAAACTTCCATATAACTTTTTCTAATTTCAGGAAAACAAATAGAGATGAACCCTGTTACTGCAGAGAAAGCTGCTGGCGTGGAGACAGATCTAACGGAAGTGCTGAATGCATGGTACTCTGCAGGCTTTTACACTGGAAAGTAAGTTTATGTGAAGTGTGATTCTTCAAAGAATGAAAAGTAAGTTTATGTGAAGTGTGATTCTTCAAAGAATGACCTGATGATTTGCTCCAGTATTGTTTTCTGTCAGAACTGGTGCTTAGTACTGAGCTCTTGCAAATGTGGTAACTTAAGGAAAAAACTTGGAAACAAGTTGTGTCAGAATGACACCATGCAGAATATTTGCTTGAAAACCTACATTTTCTGGTTGAAGTTGGAAAAGGATCCATATCAGCCCCTTCAGTTTAGTCTAATAAATACTAGGTACATGAAGTGTGCCCTATGTTACCGCtgtaaaaaagggaaaaaaaaacaGGTGTTCGCTCGAAGGAACTTTTAAACACACCAATGTAAGAATTCCAGGTGGAGGTCAAAGGTAGACGACAGTTAATATTTTGAAGGCTTGCAATACTATATCTTTATTATACTGCTAGTTTGGTGTGAGTTTTGAAGTGTACACGTCACTACTCATAGCAGGATTGGGTTAGTAATCATTAGAAGACAGCAATAGCTTCAAGTTTCCCTTTTGTTAATCTTATAGCTTAACCCTGAAATTTTGGATGTGATGCAGGTATCTTTCCGAGCAATCATATTGGAAGAAGAGCCATGGTTAACTTTGTTCTGATCGGATTTGGAAATCAAATGTTGCTGCTCTATGAAATATTTCACTTTGTCACTGGCTCTAGTAACTGGGAGCGGTACCTAATGTGGTCCTGTCAAATTGACAAAAGAGGATATCAACAACTTAATGTATTGATGTTATCAAAACCTTTGCACACTGGATTTGGAAGTTGTGATGTAAGTTATAGATACAAATAGATGTTGTATAGCCCTTCTGGTTGGTTGATATTTCGAAATATTGACAAAACTGCTTCTTGATGATAATTTCCAGTGGTTATGAACTCCAGCCTTTTCTCTTTTGCTCATCGACTGTACACAAGTACATATATAGTTCTATGATCTTAAAACTGCatgattttcaaaaaataatataGTAAAGATACTTTACCAAGTAGACATACTTTGATCAATGACGACTATTTGACAGACACTTTTATAGCTGTCTGGAAGATAAAA
The DNA window shown above is from Nicotiana tomentosiformis chromosome 8, ASM39032v3, whole genome shotgun sequence and carries:
- the LOC104090766 gene encoding uncharacterized protein, with protein sequence MGKGEDLWDDSALINAFNDAVSKYKIMHGKGAKLSSKEENLAALDDGSNELKSNGEGDDNGKVATDTTIEMGDASNLPSVKENSSSEAVLPENHTGQLNAQNTQDKAIESISSQSVEDYNQLLNTYYELEDQRQKILQQLNQFGIWSYQNSASTSQEHHTYAAHTSHPTESSFYCPYGCQSWVSPCTLSPCCLDASVQGVQQKNSSLQNSNLVNIAKEAAEKVLSSLKQASNTTSPNSFASEGKQIEMNPVTAEKAAGVETDLTEVLNAWYSAGFYTGKYLSEQSYWKKSHG